In Sciurus carolinensis chromosome 8, mSciCar1.2, whole genome shotgun sequence, the genomic stretch TTGAATCTGCATCCTCAGTCACCTTGCCTGGCCCACAGCTTCAGTTTCAGCTCTTCCCTCTGCATGGACATTACTACACCTGAGTAACCAACGTGTTCTCCCAGGAACTGTGTTGCTCACCTTCTCAGCAGAATCTTCTCTGCTGCTCATGAACTTGTGTCACTGTCCAAAAGTATTGTTTTAAAACTGTGAAGGTATGGTGTATCCTATATAATCTAAATAACACTTCTCTATATGAACTGTGACACATTCTGGAATTTTAACAAGTTCACATTaactttaaacttattttttatattttataatttgttatggCATGGCCTATTCtatatgcaaataaatgtatCCTTAGGACTAGAAAACCTAGTCTCCAAAATCTTCTTAGGAATGAtgagcaatttttcatatattgctgATCATCagtatatcttcttctgagatgtgtctgcccagttccttaacccatttattgattgggttctttgtatttttggtataaagtattttaagttctttataaactttggagattagagATCTGTCTGacgtgtgtgtggaaaagattttctcccactctgaaggctctctttcacattgctgatagtttcctttgctgataaaaagcattttactttgaatctattccatttgttgattcatgattttatttcttgtgccttgggggtcttgttaaggaagtctggtcctaagtcaatgtgatgaagatttgggcctactttttcttctatttggtgaagaatctgtggtctaattcctaaatcattgatccattttgagttgatttttgtacagggtgagagataggggtttaattttattttactgcatatggatttccagttttgccagcaccatttttggaagaggctatcttttctccattgtaagtttttggcacctttgtctagtataagataactgtacttatgtgggtgtgtctctgtgtcttctatcctgtacctgtctattttggtgccaatttcatgttgcttttcttactattgctctagagtagagtttaaggtctggtattatgataactcctgcatcactcttccttcccaggattgctttggctattctgggtcttttgttcttccacataaatttcatgattgctttctctatttatatgagaaatatcattgtgattttagttggaattgcattaaatctgtatagcacctttggaaatatggtcattttgataatgttaatgctgcctctccaagaacatgggtgatctttccatcttctaaggtcttcttcagtttaattctttaatgttctgtagttttcattgtagaaatctttcacctctttggttagattgattcccaagtatttttttgttgaggctattgtgaacggtgttactttcctcatttcccttttagatgtttcattgcttatgaataaaaatgctttagatttatgaatgttgattttatatcctgctagttttctgaaatcatttatgaggtctagaagatttctggtggagttttctaAATAAGCTGACACAAATCAGTTTAGTACAATCATATTATTTTACCTTACATCATCTGAAATTCTAAGACTGTGTTTTGAGAGAAGCATTTTTAATTACAACATACCATGACTATAGTGCATTGAATTCTGAAAGTGTTTAAGATCCAAGCTGTATTCCCACTCTGCCATGCTAAGCAACTAGGTCCTGCCACTGAGCAGCAGACCTGGATCTCACCAAATTCCCCTGATGTTGGAAACCAAAGGCACCAGGAGAGAATTCTCAGAACACACTACTCCCACGTCTAGTATTCTCTTATGCTAAACTCACAGAGCTCTTCAACATGGAAAGTACTTTCTTACGTCATTGCTTTCCTCAGTCCTCTCCCTTTGCTTTTGCCTTGTTCAAGTGAAACAGTCAAACATGAAACACTGACTTCATCAAATGTGGACAATAGGCAGGAAGGATGAATCTGTTTCTGGTGTGCAGAACCTTCCTCCTTCAAGCCTTATATGTCCTCCTTCCTCTAATTGATCCCCAATGTCCAAGCAGACATTGGGAAGAGAAAACTTAGTCATTTCACCTGATTTTGCTGGCTTCAAGGTGAACTCGGTTGATGTTTGGAACAAATCAGTCAACCCACTCAGTATTGCTACTCTAGCCTGCTGTACAGAATTCATCTCAAGAGGGATGAGTTCGGTTATTCCAGAACATGATGGAGAGCTATAGGGGGTGTTAGGTAACATCTACTGAAATCCTCCCGTTTTTAAGTTAGATTCTCAAGATCAACAAGATGCAATGTTCAGTTGGGTAAATAGCATGTTAGAAGCAGGAGCATACAGCTTAGTCAGTTTCTAAAGCAAATTATGGGTAATTGTGACTAAATTAAATTATGCCATGACAAATACTTTCCTATATGAGGAAATATATAAATTGATTTGTGAAAATGTTAATTAAGTCAGCAATTCTCCTAAAGTGAAAATGTGACTTCAAGGTTTTGTGATAAAATGAGTGACTCCACCACTGACTAGGGGGTTCAACTTGGAAAATCCATTTAGACATTAttcttttgtcaatttcttttgttgtttttatgagaggttgaacccaggggcacctaaacactaagatacatccccagtcatttttctatgttttatttgaaataggatctcattcaattgctcagggcctttctaaaatgctgaggctgcatttgaatgtgtgatcctgcttcctcagcctcctaaattgctggaattacaggcatgcaccaccatcccTGAATGTTGTCAAATCTTTAAACAAGACTAATAGTAGGAACATTGTGGGAACTGAGTGCAAGTGTGAATGTGGATGTGTTCAAAGTATCTTTTGCAAGGGTTGCACTGGTAGACATGAGGATCTCTTACTATCCTAGCAAAGCAGAGATTTGTACATCAGGGAAGGGTACATTTCACATTATCTATGGTACTTAAGTGTAACCTGGATCTTATAAtgtatgaagaaaatattcaccatttgactttctgagtttgtcttTTTCACATAGCACAATGTtttcttgaagacattgacacatttctagagacatatcatCCACCCATACTAAATCagaaggacatatacaatttatacagatcaatttcaagcaatgaaatagatgatgccatcaaaagtctaccaacaacaacaaaatctcagAGGAGATAGACTCTCAACCAAGTTCAAAaataccttcaaagaagaactaataccaatactcctcaaagtattccatgagatagaaaaggagggaactctacCAAACTCAATCTTTGGAGCTAGTATCagcctgatacctaaagcagacaaagacaaatcaagaaaagcaaacttcagaccagtatccctgataAATATCAAtccaaaaattcttaacaaaatcctggtaAATGACatagagaatatatttaaaaaatagtgcatcatgatcaagtcgGGTTCATCACAGGGATACAAAGTTGTTTCAATATTtggaattcaataaaaataattcataacatcaatagatataaaattaagaatcatataatcatttcaatagattcagTAAAAgtatctgataaaatacaaaccCCTTttttgctcaaaacactagaaaaaatagggatggtagtaacatacttcaacattgtaaaagctatctatgctaagtccaagaCCAATATcactttaaatggaaaaaaactgaaatcattccctctaagaactggaacaaaacagggatgcccttttacactacttctattcaacattttcttgaaaatctagccagagcaattaaacagtcaaaagaaattaaagggatacaaatgcgaaaagaagaaatcaaactatcaatgtttgctgatgacatgattctatatttagaggatccaaaaatttcaccagaaaatttctaaaattaataaattaattcagcaaagtaacaggataaaAAGTCAATACTCAtcaatctaatgcatttctattcataattggtgaatcctctgaaagagaatttaggaagaGTACTccaatcacaatagcctcaaaaaagaaaataaaatacttggggatcaatcttacaaaagagctgaaagacaGCTACAATGAGacctacagaacagtaaagaaagaaatttgaaaaacaaacttataagatggaaagatctcccatgttcttggataggcagaattaatgttgtcaaaatggtcattctaccaaaagcactatacagaaccaatggaattccaattaaaattccaatgatggaGAAATAGAGAagagtcatgaaatttatttggaaaaataagaaacccagaatagtcaaatcaatcctgagcaggaagagtgacacaggaggtgtcacaataccagaccaaaaactatactacagagcaatagtaaaaaaaaaataatggcatAATATGGACACcgaaataggcaggtagaccaatggtaccaaatagaagacacagaaaaatccatataaatacagttacttcatactacactaaggtgccaaaaacacagtAGAAAAtttagactcttcaacaaatggagcagggaagactggaaatccatatgcagcaaaattaaatgaaacccctatctctcaccctgcacaaaactcaacttaaatggatcaaagacctagaaattaagCCAGAGATActgcacaaaatagaagaagtaggcccaattcttcatcatgtcagcttagaaccagacttccttaaaaagactccaaaaacccaacaaataaaaacaagaatcagtaaatgggatggattaaaactaaaaaacaaaggaaacaataagagAAAGGCTACAGAGTGAAtgaaactttgttcttttctaaaattttaatcttaATCATGTTTACTGTCCAAATAGCAAGgattatacattctttttttttcaaaattaggagtccttttattcttttttctttttaattttctattgtaCAACTTCTTTTTGTATACTGAATGGCGCCAGCAACAAGGAATACTTACCTTATTCTACATCTTCTTTTTAATAgaacttttttattggttctttttagttacatatgacaacagaatctattttgatataattacaaaGGCATGTAATCTGCATCTTAAAgaagtttttaatattatatcaACTTATATGACACAATCACATGTTAAATTCTCAAGTGaagcttaatttttatttttaccaatttcAGGTTAAATTCAAGTAATGCCTGGACATGAGATCAGCAGCCCACGGGACAAAATTTGTTCCCAGAACCAACATCTTTCCAACAGAAGGCAATAACTTCAtaaatctacttttttctttatatttgactTCTTGTTCTCCTGTCATACAATGCAGAAGTTTAGACATGAAGGGGACACAAAAAGTTCATgagtgagaaaatgaaaggatttgcagaggtgaaatgatgagattatgtGAGGTTTAACCTGATTGCTGAGTCAATCCACTGACATGAATTAACTGACTGGTGGCCTTAGGCAGGTAGTGTATAGCTGGAGGAAGTATGTCatggggtgtgactttggagtttgtattttgtctgtggtgagacaggctttctctgctttctgatgatcatAACCTGAGTTGTTTACCTGCACCATGCTCTTCTGTcctgatgttctgcttcacatGGGCACAGAATTTTGGAGTTGTATATGGACTGAGATCTCAGAGACTGTGAGCCCCATATAACATTTTCCTCCTCTTAGTTGTTCTTATGAGatcttttgttcacagtgatggaaagttgactaagtCACATGCATCTCCTCTACCTGAATTCCCAGTCCACATACCATCCCCTGACTCAGCACTTAGCACTGAACTGGGCACTGACCCACTTCATGGTGCTCACCCTCCTCCCAGCTCTCAAGGACTGTGTCCTCCTGATGAATCAGAGGTGGATGGATTCCACGCCTCTCACTCTCAATAGTAGTGTTCCCTCAGATGCTTTAGGCTCTGTTCCCAAGGAGAATATCTCAGGAAAATACtttcaataaaacatttctaGTTCATTTGTGCAacattttcatgttgtttttatgCAATTGCACACATATttaatttctgagaattttttcacaggttgaaatttattattaatttgtcaTTGACATTTCTAGGAATGCCCATCAGCATCCATTAGTTCTATGTTATTTCCctagattttctactttttctaaaTGTCAGTTCTCTCATGTTAttacttctattttcatttctttctgagaGATTTTACccagtttttcctttaaaacttttatttcatatttttatcaatCATTATATTTCACTTTCCAACTTTCTTTTGTTATTCTCTTCCTTTCATAAATCTAATGATATgtgctttataaatttaataCCATCTTGTTCTTCTCTTACATTgtgaacttttatttaaaatgttcattttctacatttttccaaTGATTTTCAACTCAGTGTTGAGTATGTGTATGTTTAAGGGcaagtttgtgtgtttgtgtgtgtttatttatttatttttatttatttttattttttaaaataaaataaaataaaaaactgtctCAGAAGGTGCAGGCTCGCCAGAGCCTGGGCTAGCTGGGTGGTGTGACAGGGAGGAGCCAGCAGTGCTTTCGAGCACCTCACCGAACTCTGCTGGGACTCTCAGGCTTTTTGCTGAGTTTAAGAGAGAAGGATTGATGGCTGCAAAATCTGTCCAAGACCAGAACACCATGGGGAAGCCACTCTGCTGTGACAGCAGATATAGCAGAGATTCCCGTGGCACCGGGAGGCTCAGAGCTTCAGATCTCCTAACCCTTTCAGAGAAAAGAGACATGGACACAAGGCACCACAGCTTTGCTCTATCAGGAAATTCAGTCTGGACACACTTCAGAGAAAAGGATCTATCAAAGTAAATAGTTTCTGAATGTTTTTATGCTTACAAATCTCTGAATTACAATGACATCCACGTACACTCAATGAAACAAGTGCCTTGTTGAACAGCTACAGACCGGAGGTCCTCTGTTATGTTAAGTACTCTACATGAAATCACCACCATGGTGTCAACAGCGTCCTGTGGTCCAGCCTTCACACAGGATGGAATGTAATGCACCACATCTAGCTGATTCACATGCGTGTCTACTCTGTATCCTTCTGAGAGCCACCCCGCTCTACAAGGGTGGCAGGGGGAGCCACACAGGGAGGGGGACTGTCACTTCTAGAAAATCCAGCCCACCAGATTCATGCCTGTCACGTAGCCCTGGCACAGATTACACTTCCAAACGGTGGCATTTGTTATATTTAAGCTACTTGATTACTGGATGGAAGTCATCAAATATAAAGCCAACAACTGCAAAGtaatataaacatgtttataaGAATAAAAGTCAATCAAGAAAATGCACCCACGATATGAATGTGCCCAACCGTCAGCCGCGGGGTGAGATGCCTGGCCCGTTGCTGTGCTTCTGGAGGTCTGTGAAGGCACCTTACCTACAATTCCAGAGTCTGCACCACCACATCAGGCCTGCCCACTGCCCGCACAGGAAGCAGGGCCCCTTAGTACTGGGAGCGAATGCCCGCGCTCCCAGCTCGTGGCTGAGATCGCCTTGTCGGAAGCACAGGTGGACTGGGACTGGACTGGTCATCTGCAAGTATTCACCAAGTCCGTCCTGAGCTCCTACTCAATGCCCGCAGAACCTTTCTGAAACCCTTGGCACAGGCTGGGGCATTGTGTTTGAAAAGCAGTCTCTGAAATCTATGGGAAGGGTGTTCTCTAAGTCAGACATGATTCTAACATGAGGGACCAATGGGTGTCAGGCCCTGGCCCGGGCAAGGGGCAGCGTTGTCACAGCAGCTTTATTCTAAAAAGCTAACATGGAGCTTGGAGAAGCCAGGAGAAGACAGGCTGACCAGGGCCTTCCTCACCGACAGGGCTACGGCGGGCTTGCAGCTGGCAGGATCAGCTAGCGAGGTTTCTGTCCCAATTCACAGCCCCTTATTGAAGTACACACGCCGCAGTTCAGGATGGCTCTCTTGGATCCTGGCTTGCGGTTCGGCCTCCAAGCTTGTCACAGACATGAAACTTTTCAGAGGAAACAGGGCACAGCCCAGGGGCTTGGCGAACACCAAGCAGAAGCCCACGAGACTGACTTGGATGGGCGCGCTCAGCCACGGGAACCTCTTAAAGGAAGGCCTTCTTCTCCAGTGTTCATGATGAATGGAGGGATGGCCAAGCGGGTCCCACTGTCGTCGGTGACCGGAATGCCAGCTTTGAGCTCCCTTTGCCGCATCAGCGGAATGTTAATGCAATTGGCAGCGGCGACCGCCGCGAAGGGCACAAAGCGTCCAATGAGCGGAGACACTTGCTTGGTGAGCGCGTTCAGCCCCAGCGCGGTGGCCACAGCACCAGTTGTCGCAGAAAGGTAAGCTGTTCCCAGTTCGTTCACAGTGAAAGGAGCATCTCTGCTTCTGTTGGTGTAGTTGACGATGGCGTTGAAGGACTGGTTAATCCACTGCCAGAACAGCACGGCTGGTGTGATCCTGTAGAAGGTCATCATGCAGCCGGTGATGGTCATGTTCATGGGCACCTGGGCTGACATCCGCCCGATCAGGACCATCTTCTCGCCGGTGTCCGGGTGGAAGGCAGACTCGTACACGTACTTGGCTCTCCACAGCTCCTTCTCTGTAAGACCCGGAGGGACAACTCCTTGTCTGTAGTCATGTACTATTTTCTTTGCGTTCTCAAGTTGCTCATTTGTTAACAGAATGTTCCTGGGATCCGTCACAGTGAAGAATTGATTGACTAGTCTGATAAAAGTGCTCTGATCCCATGGAGGTTCCTGGATGTTGATGTTCAGTGGCAATTCCCCAGACATCGTCCGGAGCTGAGACTCGCCGCCGCCGCAGCCACCGCCGCAGCCGCCGCCACCGGAATCGTCACGGGCCCGGCGCCTCGCAGCGCGTCCTCCGCGTGCATTCCTGGCGcctgtttgtgtgtttttgtgtgtgtgtgggcgtgCCCAGGCCCAATATGTGGATCTGACTGTTTTATGATGTTAGTTTCCACAAAAGTCTGGTGACCTTTGGCTCTAAAATAATATACAAGTCTAAAACCTGCggttattttgagaaattgtCCAATGTACAACTTTCAACACAAGAATGTAGAAAAAAGCAACTTGTTCAAGTTTTAGCCACATGCTATATACTTTATTACCCTTTACCTCAGACAATCTTGAATATTGGACAGAGTGATGCCTCTTAGGAGAGAATAACCCAATTTCCCCCACTTCTCAGTGTCCctaatttcatttccatttggcagcattttagtcatttttcacCCAGTTATtaatttcttgtcattatttttctcttcctctcatttacTTAGTAGGATTTGAATTAGAGAAAGGTAAGTGagtattttcttcctgttttgaaGAATGAGTATCTTTCTCAGGACCAGTGATCTTCACAGTATGACATTGGGGAATGAAGTAACTAAATTTCCTGCTGTAAGAGTCATCAATGTTActactcatattttcttttttaattgtaaatattttatcaattactAAATACTGAGTACCTATCACATTATAGGGGACACAGAGATGAATGCAAATTTCCCATAAATTGGAGACCAATTTGTTATTTGGGTCTTAAACAAAGCCCTTTCATCACCTTGCACAACTCTAAAGAATTGCATAGTCTTACTTTTTTgtcctaaatatttaaaagtaacttATGCTCCTATATCACTATAATTACTACCCATATATTCTACAGGATTTTCTAGTTACATCCCAACTGACAATTAGGATCTGATTTTATCAGCCAGGATTCTtcattgaaaggaaaagaaaaaaataaataataccccttgagacagaaaagaaacatATTGAAAGTTATCTGGTGGTCCATAAAATCTTCAGAAACACTGAGTAATCAGGCTGCATATTTCCACATCAAGAGCAATTCTGAGAACATGTATGAGACAGAATGGTTAAATGGGAGAAATATGGCATTAACCCATTTCAGAACTATAAGATCAAGGAACCTCAAGACAGCCCATAAGCCCAGGTTTGGGGAAATGGAACAGGTCATGGGATGAAGAGTTCCATCCAGGAATAAGCTGGACATGTTGCAGATGGCTTGTTGCACTGACCAAGCAGACAGATTAGAAAGGATGAGTCACAGTGATACCTGAATGCACAGGGCTACTTGTGAGGCTGGGGAGAGCAAAACCACACACCTTAGAGATACATACTACATTGACTGCCCTGATTGTAGGAAAGAATACCCCAAAGAGGTGTTCTGATTAACCACTGATGATAAGAGCCAAGGGGAATCTCTCAGTGAAGTCAAGGACCAGGTACCATGATTGTCAAGAATTTGAAaacagcaatgaaagaaaaatgtagcaTCTGTCCTAATGGCAGAAGGAGCTTCTTTACATATCACATGGAAGGAGAATAATTAGAGATGTGGATAACTGTGGTTTATACAAGTCACTTGAATTAAATATCTCTAAAAGAAtcaaaactagaaattaaaagaatataaaaggcACTTAGATGTCCTGAAGTTTTGTAGACACTGGCTTGATGTGGCTAAGGGACAATACAATTCTGTATGGAGCAAACTGTTTTTGGCTACATCTATAAACTTAACACAAGTTCTTGACAATGGAGTATGAAAGCAAAGCATACAAGCACAGTAATAATT encodes the following:
- the LOC124991656 gene encoding LOW QUALITY PROTEIN: sideroflexin-1-like (The sequence of the model RefSeq protein was modified relative to this genomic sequence to represent the inferred CDS: inserted 1 base in 1 codon), whose protein sequence is MSGELPLNINIQEPPWDQSTFIRLVNQFFTVTDPRNILLTNEQLENAKKIVHDYRQGVVPPGLTEKELWRAKYVYESAFHPDTGEKMVLIGRMSAQVPMNMTITGCMMTFYRITPAVLFWQWINQSFNAIVNYTNRSRDAPFTVNELGTAYLSATTGAVATALGLNALTKQVSPLIGRFVPFAAVAAANCINIPLMRQRELKAGIPVTDDSGTRLAIPPFIMNTXRRRPSFKRFPWLSAPIQVSLVGFCLVFAKPLGCALFPLKSFMSVTSLEAEPQARIQESHPELRRVYFNKGL